The DNA segment TCGCGAAAGCTCTATTTTCGCTAATATTGCTATTATTGCTAATATCGCGTATATCGCGTACTTTTGATTGTATTCACTCAACCCCAAGCAATCGTGATTCCGGACTTGCCTTTAATCGGTTTGGATGCACCGCCTCCATCAGTCCGCCTCCCCCCCAACTTCCCAGATAGCGCCCAAATACCACGTTTTCTGTATGGAGATCGCCTCCAGTGGAAGCCGCTATCTGATACAGACGAAACTGACAGGGGCATCGTCATTGGGCGGTTCTACACCTTTGCTCCTCATCGCTACCAGTGGGAGTGGAAATACCTGATTCTCCTGGCTCCTGAATCTCCCAGCGCTCAGTTCTGTGTCGCTGATACCTGCTGGGAAGAACATCTCGAACCTCTACCGTTGGAGACAAACTCATGACCTCTCCTCGTCCCCTCGGACAACGAGAACTGGAGTTAATTCGTCTCTACGCCACCTGCCAGTTAGGGATGTCTCCCCGTGCCTTTGAAGCCAAGTGGAACATAACGCGAGCGCAAATGGCAGCAATCTGTCAATGCTCCCTTGCCACAGTCCAACGCTGGTTTGAGCGAGGAACAAACTTTTCACCACCCACTAGATACCACCTGCGCTACCTAGCACTCGCAGATTTGTTTATCGAGCATTTTGAAGAAATTCCCGACAGGTTGAAGGCTCTTTTATGCCCTCCCTTCAATAGTCAAGAGTGATTTAAACAAAGTTAACAAAAAACTATCAGATTGAGAGGAATCCCATTGATGCCTCACTTGGTCACACAAGAACGTTTTAGGGTAGTTAAAACTACTCCGTTGCTGCTGCCGACTTCTAGCACGAACAAGGGCATGACCTCCATTTCCACCTTCGATATCACCAAAGAACCCCTGCTCGACCTGCTACGGGACATCCAACAGGGCAAAATACAGCTCGTGGACTTTCAGCGTTCCTGGTGCTGGGACGAAGAGCGCATCGAACGAGTTATCGCCAGTGTCTCTTTAGGCTTCCCTGTCGGTGCTGTGATGCTACTCCAGCAAGGCAACTCAGACGTAAAGTTCAAACCCCGCCTCGTTGAGGGCACGACCCTCGACCAGCCGCCGACGCCTACCGCCTTGATTCTCGACGGACAGCAACGCCTTACCAGCCTGTTCATGTCTCTGCTATCCAACCAACCCGTTTGGATTGACCAGGGCAAACGCTATCCCCCTTTACAGCGCTGGTACTACATCGACATCCTCAAAGCCCTAGATTACCCCCATACTGACCGTCGCGATGCCATCTTTGGCTTAACCGCTAACAGAATGCTGCATCGGCTAGGAGAAGCGGCGCTTAATTGTTCTACTCCAGAAAAAGAATTTGAATCGGGCTTATTTCCCGTCTCCCAGGTATTTAACTTTTCCCAGTGGCGCTCTCAATACTGCCAATACTGGAATTACGACCGACAGAAGTTAGCTCTCATTGAACAGTTTGAAGCGACGGTCATCAAAAAATTCGAGCATTATCAGATGGGGTTGTTTGTCTTGAAAAGTGAACTGCCTAAAGAAGCTGTCTGTTACATTTTTGAGGAAAACAACAAGCGGCAGAGTGAACTTACCCACTTTGACTTATTAACCTCTGCCTTTGCTGCTAGTGAGTTTGACTTGCGGCAAGATTGGACGCAACGAGAACAGCGTTTGGCGACGCATCGAGTGTTGCGGCTGCTCAAGGCGACGGATTTCCTACAAGCGATCGCTTTGATGGTCAATTACCAACGGCGAACTGAAGCTCTCAACCAAGGTAGTGATACCGACCGACTGCCAGCGGTGGTGTGCAATTACCAGGATGTGTTGCGTCTGGATTTATCCCAGTATCAGCGTTGGGTGGAACCCATTACTCAGGGCTTTGAGGCCGTTGCTCGCTTTCTCCATACCCAGGCAATATTTGATGCCGATGACTTGCCCTACCCGATGCAATTAGTGGTGATGGTGCCGCTGTTTGTCATCTTGGGCGAAACCCTGAAGCTCGACTGGGTACGGCAACGCATCGAACAGTGGTTTTACTGCGGGGCAGCATCAGGAATTTACTCCCGTTCGCGGCAATCAACGGCGGCTAAGGATTTAATTGAAATTCCCCAATGGGTCAATGGTGGGGAAGTGCCTGCCACGATTCAGGAAGCTGAGCTGTTTGCGGCACGGTTGCAGAATTTGGTTAGTTCTCAAGGGGCGGCTTATAGAGCAATTACTGCCTTGCTTCGACGCGATGGAGCGTTGGATTTTTTGAGTGGCGAACCGATTACGGCAGTGCGTTACTTCCAACAACGGATTGAGAACCATCACATCTTTTCGAGGGAGTGGTGCAAGCAGCAGAAGATTCCCCGTTGGCGCTACAACAGCATCGTGAACAAGACTCCCCTAACGGCGAAGACGAATAAATTCTTAGGGGGGAAAGCACCATCAGCATATCTGGCGAAATTAGAAGAACAAGGGATGTCGCGGCAACGGATTGATGAGATTTTGCGATCGCACCTGATTGAGCCGATGACATTGCACAACGATGATTTTGATGCATTTTTTGAGGCAAGAACACAGGCACTGTTATCGAAAATGGGTCGAGCAATGGGTAAGGGTTTGATTGGGGAGCCTTTGCTGGAAAATGGCAACGGTAATGGATTTCATCCAAAGATATTTACCGATTATCAAGCTGGGAAGTGACAGTTGCGATCGCCTCTTGTAATAAGAACAACTGTTTTTGTTCGGGCTGATGTAGTACACCTGTTTCCATTCAGTATCCCAATCAAACTCTGTTAGTTTTCCCAAGTCATGAGCATCATTACTGTTCAATGCCAGCTCAAAGCGACTGAAGACTCCCTGCGCCATCTCTGGAGCCTAATGGCAGAGAAAAATACACTTTTGGTCAATGAACTTCTGAAACAGATTAATACTCACCCTGATTTAGATAACTGGTTGCAAGAAGGAAACATTACCGCCGAAGTCATCGAAGGACTCTGCAAAAATCTCAGAGCTGAATCTCGCTTTCAGGATATGCCAGGTCGTTTCGCCAACGCTGCTGAGAACTTAGTCAAATACATTTACAAGTCCTGGTTTGCTCTACAGGAAAAACGCAGGGTTCTCCTCCAGAAAAAACAACACTGGCTCGATATGCTTAGAAGCGATTTGGAACTAGAACTAGAA comes from the Coleofasciculus sp. FACHB-1120 genome and includes:
- a CDS encoding DUF262 domain-containing protein, coding for MPHLVTQERFRVVKTTPLLLPTSSTNKGMTSISTFDITKEPLLDLLRDIQQGKIQLVDFQRSWCWDEERIERVIASVSLGFPVGAVMLLQQGNSDVKFKPRLVEGTTLDQPPTPTALILDGQQRLTSLFMSLLSNQPVWIDQGKRYPPLQRWYYIDILKALDYPHTDRRDAIFGLTANRMLHRLGEAALNCSTPEKEFESGLFPVSQVFNFSQWRSQYCQYWNYDRQKLALIEQFEATVIKKFEHYQMGLFVLKSELPKEAVCYIFEENNKRQSELTHFDLLTSAFAASEFDLRQDWTQREQRLATHRVLRLLKATDFLQAIALMVNYQRRTEALNQGSDTDRLPAVVCNYQDVLRLDLSQYQRWVEPITQGFEAVARFLHTQAIFDADDLPYPMQLVVMVPLFVILGETLKLDWVRQRIEQWFYCGAASGIYSRSRQSTAAKDLIEIPQWVNGGEVPATIQEAELFAARLQNLVSSQGAAYRAITALLRRDGALDFLSGEPITAVRYFQQRIENHHIFSREWCKQQKIPRWRYNSIVNKTPLTAKTNKFLGGKAPSAYLAKLEEQGMSRQRIDEILRSHLIEPMTLHNDDFDAFFEARTQALLSKMGRAMGKGLIGEPLLENGNGNGFHPKIFTDYQAGK
- a CDS encoding helix-turn-helix domain-containing protein, which translates into the protein MTSPRPLGQRELELIRLYATCQLGMSPRAFEAKWNITRAQMAAICQCSLATVQRWFERGTNFSPPTRYHLRYLALADLFIEHFEEIPDRLKALLCPPFNSQE